In one window of Leptospira sp. GIMC2001 DNA:
- a CDS encoding TetR/AcrR family transcriptional regulator, which produces MQGSTKPIRRSRGSLSRTEILSASMDIILEEGVEALSMRRIAKKIGCSVASPYTHFQNQEEIIRHLILIGEKQLTHDLREAQKNRGDVYQSLDAIAHAYWNFASDNRELHKLMFNAVGGKLYRQTFPSLPTSYRVFLETIRQGISSGEILYSRKDYPAIARTMWSWMYGLIVLEMNELLRKRKDSDPIQEGIQLFTILLKRGGELNLKLDN; this is translated from the coding sequence ATGCAAGGTTCAACAAAACCAATACGCCGGTCTCGCGGTTCGCTTTCTCGAACTGAGATTCTCTCGGCTTCTATGGATATTATATTAGAGGAAGGTGTTGAAGCACTTTCCATGCGTCGCATTGCAAAAAAAATTGGCTGTAGTGTCGCTAGTCCTTATACCCATTTTCAAAACCAAGAAGAGATCATTCGCCATTTAATTCTAATAGGTGAGAAGCAGCTAACGCATGATTTACGAGAGGCTCAGAAGAATCGCGGTGATGTCTACCAGAGTCTTGATGCCATAGCCCATGCTTATTGGAATTTTGCCTCAGATAATCGCGAATTGCACAAGTTGATGTTCAATGCTGTAGGTGGAAAATTGTATCGGCAAACATTCCCATCATTACCTACAAGTTACAGAGTGTTCTTAGAAACCATAAGACAGGGTATCTCATCTGGGGAGATTCTTTATTCCAGAAAAGATTATCCAGCAATCGCGCGAACTATGTGGTCTTGGATGTACGGACTCATTGTACTTGAGATGAATGAACTACTTAGAAAAAGAAAAGACTCTGATCCTATCCAAGAAGGAATTCAATTGTTTACTATCCTACTCAAGCGCGGTGGCGAACTCAATTTGAAACTTGATAACTAA
- a CDS encoding glycoside hydrolase family 5 protein, which yields MGQGLKKLSTDKQWFIESETKRKVLLKGINLGGDTKVPFPNGGTQYPTDFLDHREVSFVGRPFPLEDAHDHFNRLKNWGFNCLRLLTTWEAVEHKGPGIYDEEYLDYFQKICEIAHDYGFYLFIDFHQDVWSRMTGGDGAPGWTLEKVGMDISKIASSDSSIVMQNSYDYSRPGIRQEENYPTMCWSQNYRYPANAIMWTLFFGGRDFAKSFMIDGQNVQDYLQNHYLGSMLQIANRVKDMDWVLGFDSLNEPSRGWIGHKMNDRGLDPNRDKTKEPSKPGLAWSPIDGLFSSFGYSIELPYLELSLIRAGFHPKKNVVVNPNRNTLWSEDSLGDPFRLEGAWELKDDMPFVLNNDFFCKVGERVVDFDRDYMIPFIHRVAESIRSVRNDWIVFAEREALESAISPDYVIDLPKNSVNANHWYDLPTLIFKKFNYPITIDTNKMGLAFGRNGIQEMYRNQLARIKQASDKQNVPTLLGEFGIPFDLESGAAYKKWKKGNRSSEIWKMHILALDLMYNAIDSLGIHSCLWNYTATNRNDLMIGDQWNQEDLSIYSIDQIDESFLSSVTNGQGYGSGGRAIEGFSRPYPKFISGNEISFRFDRRKNSFDIQYTVEEWNLPYPTEIFIPEVHFPQGFVVLSKSGDIEWSYDNQLLTVDSKTTGIISYQVSN from the coding sequence ATGGGACAAGGTTTAAAAAAGTTATCCACTGACAAACAATGGTTTATCGAATCAGAAACCAAGCGTAAGGTTTTACTAAAAGGAATCAACTTGGGTGGAGATACCAAAGTTCCTTTTCCGAATGGTGGAACACAATATCCGACTGATTTTCTTGATCACAGGGAAGTGAGTTTTGTCGGAAGACCTTTTCCTTTAGAAGACGCCCATGATCATTTCAACCGCCTCAAAAACTGGGGTTTCAATTGCCTTAGACTACTGACTACCTGGGAAGCAGTTGAACACAAAGGTCCCGGAATCTACGATGAAGAATATTTAGATTATTTTCAAAAAATTTGTGAAATTGCTCACGATTATGGCTTTTATTTATTCATTGATTTCCATCAAGATGTGTGGTCTAGAATGACCGGTGGTGACGGTGCTCCAGGATGGACTTTGGAAAAAGTAGGAATGGATATTTCCAAAATCGCATCCTCTGATTCAAGCATTGTAATGCAAAATTCCTACGATTACTCAAGACCTGGAATTCGTCAGGAAGAGAATTATCCCACAATGTGCTGGTCACAAAACTACCGTTATCCTGCAAATGCTATAATGTGGACATTATTTTTTGGCGGAAGGGATTTTGCCAAGTCCTTCATGATTGACGGACAGAATGTACAGGATTATCTGCAAAATCATTATCTAGGAAGCATGTTACAAATTGCGAACCGAGTCAAAGATATGGATTGGGTTTTAGGATTCGATAGTCTAAACGAGCCTTCTCGTGGTTGGATCGGTCACAAAATGAATGATCGAGGACTTGATCCAAATCGCGATAAAACCAAAGAACCGAGTAAGCCTGGACTCGCTTGGTCACCTATAGACGGTTTGTTTTCCAGTTTTGGATATTCGATAGAACTTCCCTATTTAGAATTGTCTTTGATTCGTGCCGGATTCCATCCAAAGAAAAATGTCGTGGTCAATCCGAATCGAAACACTCTCTGGTCAGAAGATAGCTTAGGAGATCCCTTTCGACTAGAAGGAGCTTGGGAACTCAAAGATGATATGCCTTTTGTGCTAAACAATGATTTTTTCTGCAAGGTTGGAGAGCGAGTCGTAGATTTTGATCGGGATTATATGATTCCTTTTATACATCGAGTAGCAGAGTCAATACGATCGGTAAGAAATGATTGGATTGTATTTGCTGAGAGAGAAGCTTTAGAATCTGCCATTTCACCAGATTATGTGATAGATCTCCCCAAAAATTCGGTAAATGCTAATCATTGGTATGACCTACCGACTTTAATTTTCAAAAAGTTCAATTATCCAATCACTATTGATACAAACAAAATGGGTTTGGCATTCGGAAGAAATGGCATTCAAGAAATGTATAGAAATCAGCTAGCAAGGATTAAACAGGCATCCGATAAACAGAATGTTCCTACCTTACTTGGTGAATTTGGAATACCTTTTGACTTAGAATCTGGTGCAGCCTACAAGAAATGGAAGAAAGGCAATCGCAGTAGTGAGATATGGAAAATGCATATTCTTGCGCTTGATCTAATGTACAATGCAATTGATTCACTGGGAATTCATTCATGTTTATGGAATTATACAGCGACCAATCGAAATGATCTAATGATCGGAGATCAATGGAATCAAGAGGATTTGAGTATTTACTCGATAGACCAAATAGATGAATCATTCTTAAGTTCAGTAACCAATGGACAAGGCTATGGTAGCGGAGGACGCGCTATTGAAGGATTCTCTAGGCCTTATCCGAAATTTATTTCAGGCAACGAGATAAGCTTCCGATTCGATCGCAGAAAAAATTCTTTTGATATCCAGTATACCGTTGAAGAGTGGAATCTACCCTATCCAACAGAAATCTTTATTCCAGAAGTGCATTTTCCTCAAGGATTTGTTGTGCTTAGCAAATCGGGTGATATTGAATGGAGTTATGACAATCAACTGTTAACTGTAGATTCTAAGACAACAGGAATAATTAGTTATCAAGTTTCAAATTGA
- a CDS encoding O-antigen ligase family protein, translating to MISRKFFLFFLCSSIVTSAISVSLGQGFLMLAVISFLLQRQLPDRPRNIFLIASLFWSAQILILLFNYANSGFEFMELKRGWNSETKDVFLFFGFLCFTILKKEELPLIKKSFLIFTIVLVSTGFISIFSDYRLGWLISSLYRDMKSWGFQHNYSRIGSLSINLPIGLMNTHLTYGGLLLLVYPWIFFRFLYSIVSKEVTKIRLLWFGFILIATIVFLLNNARSSMIGAGFGLFVGTIIWIQRKLPRPNRLWIPVLCLIIVIAGSFVSWKVSEPFRRVVAPLLGSEKHTDSGRNFIWDSTFQLIQANPWFGVGPGHYGSEIEIARKERSETFPELVYFYEVTQRGHAHNDYFHIAAIYGIPVLILYFLLVYFIANSVFISKLEFPDIGWTFGIVGFFLAGLLQCYFQDDEVVIFFWFIVGYLYQSNRLETNESSQ from the coding sequence ATGATAAGTCGTAAGTTTTTCCTATTCTTCCTATGCTCATCCATTGTAACGAGCGCAATTTCTGTCTCTCTCGGGCAAGGCTTTCTTATGCTCGCAGTTATTTCATTTTTATTACAAAGGCAACTTCCCGATAGACCAAGAAATATTTTTTTGATAGCTAGCTTATTTTGGTCTGCGCAAATTTTGATTCTATTATTCAATTATGCAAATTCGGGTTTTGAGTTTATGGAATTGAAACGAGGCTGGAATTCAGAAACAAAAGATGTATTTCTTTTTTTTGGATTTCTCTGCTTCACTATACTGAAGAAAGAAGAGCTTCCATTGATTAAGAAGTCTTTTCTAATCTTTACAATAGTTCTTGTTTCGACGGGGTTTATATCAATTTTTTCTGATTATAGATTGGGTTGGCTTATCAGTTCACTCTATCGTGATATGAAAAGTTGGGGTTTCCAACATAACTATTCCCGAATTGGATCACTATCAATCAACCTTCCCATCGGTTTAATGAATACACATTTAACTTATGGTGGATTGTTGCTACTGGTTTATCCTTGGATATTTTTTAGATTTTTATATAGTATTGTGTCCAAAGAAGTTACGAAGATTCGTTTATTATGGTTTGGTTTTATACTGATTGCGACCATTGTATTTTTACTCAACAATGCAAGATCATCTATGATTGGCGCGGGCTTCGGATTGTTTGTGGGCACAATCATCTGGATTCAACGTAAATTGCCTAGACCCAATCGTCTATGGATTCCAGTTTTATGTTTAATCATTGTGATTGCAGGATCTTTTGTTTCTTGGAAAGTCTCAGAACCATTTAGAAGAGTCGTTGCTCCTCTCCTTGGCTCAGAGAAGCATACCGATTCTGGTAGAAATTTTATATGGGATTCTACATTTCAATTGATTCAAGCAAACCCTTGGTTTGGCGTAGGTCCCGGTCATTATGGAAGCGAAATCGAAATCGCAAGAAAAGAACGTAGCGAAACGTTTCCTGAGTTAGTCTATTTCTACGAAGTTACACAAAGGGGGCATGCTCATAATGATTATTTCCATATAGCAGCAATTTATGGAATTCCTGTTTTAATTTTATATTTTCTACTTGTCTATTTTATAGCGAATTCGGTTTTTATTTCTAAATTGGAATTCCCAGATATTGGCTGGACATTTGGAATTGTTGGATTCTTTCTTGCAGGGCTTTTGCAATGCTACTTCCAAGATGATGAAGTTGTTATATTTTTTTGGTTTATTGTAGGTTATTTATACCAGTCTAACCGATTAGAGACAAATGAATCTTCGCAATAA
- a CDS encoding glycosyltransferase, giving the protein MKVLYFTDTFLPKIDGVAISIRNFSEQLVLRGHEFMICAPKYGEGDFDRMGEGIKVERFRSGYLPSYPDIKVVFPSPQKIKRIIKEFKPDVVHIHTPGLLGQYGVNATEKYGIPTIGTYHTLMSEQDMYVSFYRLLKLDKLFSRVNKFEKKLTPKDLLKVEKMDNFNFRKKIILKICNNLYDRCDLVISPSHLLKKQLLEFGIKKPITVVSNGMDLQRFKGEVKTLNTDSPKLLHVGRISYEKNCDVVIKAFSKVLEKIPKATLTIIGDGPAIPSLRKQAESLKILDKIEFKGFLPNTELHNHYPNYDAFITASTMETQGLVILEAIACGLPAIGVNAYAIPELIHDGKNGYIASSFDYETMAEKTIQLLSEPDRYKEFSKASIEIASHHEMEKCVDLMEEVYKSVASLTGKTKKTTFMNLMLSVMPDFPDFLSLTELSKLADWQNRDK; this is encoded by the coding sequence TTGAAAGTTCTTTATTTTACAGACACATTTCTTCCCAAGATTGATGGAGTTGCAATCTCCATTCGAAATTTCTCAGAACAACTAGTTTTGCGCGGACATGAGTTTATGATCTGTGCGCCAAAATACGGGGAAGGAGATTTTGACCGGATGGGAGAAGGGATCAAGGTAGAGAGATTTCGCTCAGGTTATCTTCCTAGTTATCCCGATATCAAGGTTGTCTTTCCCTCTCCTCAGAAGATTAAAAGAATCATCAAAGAATTCAAACCAGATGTGGTTCATATTCATACACCAGGTTTACTCGGTCAGTATGGTGTAAATGCCACCGAAAAATATGGAATCCCAACAATTGGAACTTATCATACTCTTATGTCAGAGCAGGATATGTATGTCTCCTTCTATCGATTGTTAAAGCTTGATAAATTGTTTTCTCGCGTGAATAAATTTGAGAAGAAATTGACACCAAAAGATTTATTAAAAGTGGAAAAAATGGATAACTTCAATTTTCGCAAAAAAATAATCTTGAAAATATGCAATAATTTATATGATCGATGTGACTTAGTTATTTCTCCTTCACACTTACTTAAGAAACAATTGCTCGAATTTGGAATTAAGAAACCTATTACTGTTGTGTCCAATGGAATGGATCTCCAGAGATTTAAAGGTGAAGTCAAAACCTTGAATACCGATTCTCCAAAACTATTGCATGTGGGAAGAATATCTTACGAAAAAAATTGTGATGTTGTAATCAAAGCATTCTCCAAAGTTTTAGAGAAAATTCCCAAGGCTACTCTCACAATAATCGGTGACGGACCAGCTATACCATCCCTTCGTAAGCAGGCAGAATCGTTAAAAATTTTGGATAAGATAGAATTCAAAGGTTTTCTTCCGAATACCGAACTGCACAATCATTATCCGAACTACGATGCTTTCATCACGGCATCTACAATGGAGACGCAAGGATTGGTCATTTTGGAGGCGATTGCTTGTGGCCTTCCAGCAATTGGTGTCAATGCATATGCAATTCCTGAACTCATTCATGATGGCAAAAACGGCTACATTGCGAGTTCATTTGATTATGAGACAATGGCTGAGAAAACGATACAATTATTATCCGAGCCAGATCGCTATAAAGAATTTTCCAAAGCTTCTATAGAAATCGCATCTCATCATGAGATGGAGAAATGTGTGGATCTTATGGAAGAAGTTTATAAATCAGTTGCAAGCCTAACAGGCAAAACAAAAAAGACAACATTTATGAATCTTATGCTAAGTGTAATGCCAGACTTTCCAGATTTCTTGAGCTTAACCGAATTGTCTAAGTTAGCCGACTGGCAGAATCGAGATAAGTAA
- a CDS encoding alpha/beta fold hydrolase has protein sequence MNQEVLDWKNSGAFFRYKEFETFYFQVGNGEDLFILHGYPYSSFEWKNTIEKLSKKYRITGIDLLGMGFSDKPENHNYNFPNQCEIIDALLKKLNITKTHFFSHDLGVSVVQELIAREQESKNSFKILSSAFMNGGLFMDVYRPRLIQRLLSQTPKFIGKIFTKLLNKKSVESSVLKVFGEKTKPSSEFLDIQWDILNYNQGLRVAHLIGRMVFDKNLFQKRWIEAMQTTKIPLCYICGPADPNSGIHMANRYKELIPNPQIFILQEDIGHWPQLEDEKGVLEAYEQFRNKIS, from the coding sequence ATGAATCAAGAAGTTTTGGATTGGAAGAATTCGGGTGCATTTTTTAGATACAAAGAATTTGAGACATTTTACTTTCAAGTAGGTAATGGAGAAGATCTATTCATTCTTCATGGATATCCTTACAGTAGTTTCGAATGGAAGAATACAATAGAAAAATTATCTAAGAAATATAGGATTACTGGTATCGATTTATTGGGTATGGGATTTTCTGATAAACCAGAAAATCATAATTACAATTTTCCCAATCAATGTGAAATCATCGATGCACTTCTAAAGAAGTTAAATATTACAAAAACACATTTCTTTTCGCATGATCTGGGAGTGAGTGTCGTACAAGAGCTGATAGCAAGAGAACAAGAATCCAAAAATAGTTTCAAGATCCTATCTTCTGCATTTATGAACGGTGGGTTATTTATGGATGTGTATCGACCTCGCCTAATTCAGCGATTGCTCTCACAAACTCCGAAATTTATTGGTAAAATATTTACAAAATTATTAAATAAAAAATCCGTAGAGAGCTCGGTATTAAAAGTTTTTGGAGAAAAAACAAAACCGAGCTCAGAATTTTTGGACATACAATGGGATATACTCAATTACAATCAAGGACTTAGAGTTGCCCATCTAATCGGACGAATGGTATTCGATAAAAATTTATTTCAAAAGCGCTGGATTGAAGCCATGCAAACGACCAAAATTCCTCTATGCTACATCTGCGGTCCAGCAGATCCCAATTCAGGTATCCATATGGCTAATAGATACAAAGAATTGATACCGAATCCCCAGATTTTCATCTTACAAGAAGATATAGGACATTGGCCCCAATTAGAAGACGAAAAAGGAGTATTGGAAGCCTACGAACAGTTTAGAAATAAAATATCCTAA
- a CDS encoding TetR/AcrR family transcriptional regulator gives MGSKGISTKQKMIEATAISLEENGYLATGINEIVQMADIPKGSLYFHFPGGKEELASLALKHSGREFSALFQKILVTSSSPMDATRRIFQALEKRIVDSDFKKGCPIVISALESMQTESKVQSVCKSIYNEWIIGFENYFISQGYTKNQGHDLSVSLFALWEGGLLLAKLQKSNIALRSVLKIAENLISTFPKDNKAK, from the coding sequence ATGGGATCTAAAGGAATTTCCACTAAACAGAAAATGATTGAGGCGACAGCTATATCCTTGGAAGAAAATGGATATTTGGCTACGGGTATTAATGAGATCGTACAAATGGCTGATATACCGAAGGGATCTCTCTATTTCCATTTTCCCGGTGGCAAAGAAGAACTAGCAAGTCTGGCCTTAAAACATTCTGGAAGAGAATTCTCTGCTCTCTTTCAAAAAATCCTAGTTACATCATCTTCACCAATGGATGCGACACGGAGAATTTTCCAAGCACTTGAGAAAAGAATTGTAGACAGCGACTTCAAGAAAGGCTGTCCAATTGTTATATCCGCACTAGAATCGATGCAGACTGAATCAAAAGTACAATCTGTATGCAAATCCATCTATAATGAATGGATAATAGGCTTCGAGAATTACTTTATAAGTCAGGGCTACACCAAAAATCAAGGTCATGACTTATCTGTTAGTCTTTTTGCTCTATGGGAGGGCGGATTGCTTCTAGCCAAATTGCAAAAATCCAATATTGCTCTACGGTCGGTACTTAAGATTGCAGAGAATTTAATTTCTACGTTTCCCAAAGATAATAAAGCCAAATAA
- a CDS encoding fumarate hydratase, whose protein sequence is MADFFYKDPFTQSPDEKTEYRLLTKEFVSTSNFEGKEILKVHPDGLKYLATEAIFDLSYYLRPAHLKKVAKILEDAEATDNDRFVAKALLRNSVIAAEGKLPTCQDTGTAIIFAKKGENVMTGCNDAEELSRGIYKTYTEKTLRYSQVIPKTMYEESNSGSNLPAQIEIYSTPGDKYEFLFLAKGGGSANKTFLFQETKALLNPTSLEKFIDEKMRTLGTSGCPPYHIAIVIGGTSAEFTLKTVKLASAGYLDNLPTSGNDEGIAFRDVELEEKMLKVAQKNGIGAQFGGKYFAHDLRIIRLPRHGASCPVGIGVSCSADRNIKAKITKEGIFLEQLEMNPAQYLPAEDLSKIDRTSIAIDLNQPIEEILNILTKHPVKTRVMLTGKLIVARDIAHAKIKEMMDSGKPIPDYFRNHPIYYAGPAKTPEGMPSGSFGPTTAGRMDSYIPIFQEKGYSLITLAKGNRSKVVTESCKKNGGFYLGSIGGPAALLANDNIKKVEVLDFPELGMEAVWSIDVVDFPAFIVVDDKGNDFFEQL, encoded by the coding sequence ATGGCTGACTTCTTCTACAAAGATCCTTTCACTCAATCCCCAGACGAAAAAACTGAATATCGATTATTAACTAAAGAATTTGTTTCTACGAGCAATTTTGAAGGTAAGGAAATCCTGAAAGTGCATCCGGATGGATTGAAGTATCTAGCAACGGAAGCGATTTTTGATCTTTCTTATTATCTGCGACCCGCACATCTTAAGAAAGTCGCCAAAATATTGGAAGATGCTGAAGCAACAGATAACGATCGTTTCGTAGCAAAAGCTTTACTTCGCAATTCAGTAATTGCTGCAGAAGGAAAATTACCAACTTGCCAAGATACGGGAACCGCAATCATTTTTGCAAAAAAAGGCGAGAACGTTATGACAGGCTGCAACGATGCTGAAGAACTTTCTCGTGGTATCTACAAAACCTATACTGAGAAAACTCTGCGCTATTCGCAAGTTATTCCGAAAACTATGTATGAAGAATCCAACTCAGGATCCAATCTACCAGCACAGATCGAAATATATTCAACACCTGGTGATAAGTATGAATTTCTTTTTCTCGCAAAAGGCGGTGGTTCAGCCAATAAAACATTTCTATTCCAAGAAACCAAAGCACTACTCAATCCAACTTCTCTAGAAAAATTTATTGATGAGAAAATGAGAACTCTGGGAACATCAGGTTGCCCACCATATCATATAGCTATTGTTATAGGTGGAACTTCGGCAGAATTCACTCTAAAAACAGTAAAACTTGCCTCAGCCGGGTATCTTGATAATCTTCCAACTTCAGGAAATGATGAAGGTATAGCGTTTCGTGATGTTGAATTGGAAGAAAAGATGCTTAAAGTGGCACAAAAGAATGGGATAGGAGCTCAATTCGGTGGAAAGTATTTTGCACATGATCTTCGCATCATTCGACTTCCAAGACACGGTGCATCTTGTCCAGTTGGGATTGGTGTCAGTTGTAGTGCAGATCGTAACATTAAGGCAAAAATTACTAAAGAAGGAATCTTTCTCGAGCAGTTAGAAATGAATCCAGCTCAGTATCTACCTGCGGAGGATCTTAGCAAAATTGATCGAACCTCAATAGCAATTGATCTCAATCAACCTATAGAAGAAATATTGAATATTCTAACTAAGCACCCAGTCAAAACACGAGTTATGTTAACTGGGAAGCTGATAGTTGCAAGAGATATAGCTCATGCCAAAATAAAAGAGATGATGGATTCAGGCAAACCGATACCTGACTATTTTCGCAATCATCCGATCTACTATGCGGGTCCAGCAAAGACTCCCGAAGGAATGCCTTCAGGATCATTTGGTCCGACTACGGCAGGAAGAATGGATAGCTATATTCCAATCTTCCAAGAAAAAGGATACTCACTTATCACTCTTGCTAAAGGCAATCGATCGAAAGTGGTAACCGAAAGTTGCAAGAAGAATGGTGGTTTCTATTTGGGATCGATTGGAGGTCCAGCTGCCCTACTTGCCAATGATAATATCAAAAAAGTCGAAGTTCTAGATTTTCCCGAACTTGGAATGGAAGCAGTCTGGTCAATTGATGTGGTAGATTTCCCCGCTTTTATAGTTGTTGATGACAAAGGTAACGACTTTTTCGAGCAATTATAA
- a CDS encoding glycosyltransferase family 9 protein yields MNLLVLRFSAMGDVALMTPALVAIAAAYPNVQLTVVTRGNFSPFFYNIPNVNVIGINLKKYRGIMGVYYLFHELNVLGPYHSVIDLHASLRSRLISLFFWFKGVNIFKIIKGRREKQQHIRRFKKKLKPIPHTVERYLSVFRKSGLDAPIRKGPWINVDGDAKMYAKDFFKSLGIDKKSGLWIGFAPFAGHKLKEWPLHKSEKLIPMIIEEFPEAKIFLFGSKDEAPILQTLRRNFEQVFLVTGGKLGIRGELGIMEKMDIMIGMDSSNVHIAALMKKPVIGLYGTTHPFSGFGPFAQEDTGVLQVDLPCRPCSIYGNTTCFRKDFACMEMINPQDVIRRIKLLLNVNTTW; encoded by the coding sequence ATGAATCTCTTGGTTCTTAGGTTTTCTGCTATGGGCGATGTCGCATTGATGACACCAGCACTTGTAGCAATTGCCGCTGCATATCCGAATGTTCAGTTAACCGTGGTTACTCGCGGCAACTTTTCCCCATTCTTCTACAATATTCCCAATGTGAATGTAATCGGAATCAATCTAAAGAAATATCGCGGAATCATGGGAGTTTATTATTTATTTCATGAGCTAAATGTTCTTGGTCCTTATCATTCTGTTATTGACTTGCATGCAAGCTTGAGATCGAGATTGATCAGTTTATTTTTCTGGTTTAAAGGTGTTAATATTTTTAAAATCATTAAGGGAAGACGCGAGAAACAACAACATATTCGTAGATTCAAGAAAAAGCTAAAACCAATTCCTCATACAGTGGAACGATATCTAAGTGTATTTCGAAAGTCTGGATTGGATGCACCAATTCGAAAAGGTCCTTGGATCAATGTTGATGGCGACGCAAAGATGTATGCCAAGGACTTTTTTAAGTCTTTGGGTATTGACAAAAAGTCTGGACTTTGGATTGGATTTGCACCCTTTGCCGGACACAAACTCAAAGAATGGCCTTTACATAAATCTGAGAAATTGATCCCCATGATCATTGAAGAATTCCCCGAGGCAAAAATATTTTTATTTGGTTCTAAAGATGAAGCGCCAATATTGCAGACTCTTCGAAGAAATTTTGAACAAGTTTTTCTAGTAACGGGTGGTAAATTGGGAATCCGTGGTGAACTTGGAATCATGGAAAAGATGGACATTATGATCGGCATGGATTCATCTAACGTTCATATTGCGGCATTAATGAAAAAACCCGTGATCGGACTCTATGGAACAACGCATCCCTTTTCTGGTTTTGGCCCCTTCGCTCAAGAAGATACTGGTGTATTGCAAGTTGATCTACCTTGCAGACCTTGTTCGATCTACGGTAACACGACATGCTTTCGAAAAGATTTTGCCTGTATGGAAATGATCAATCCTCAAGACGTAATTCGAAGAATAAAATTATTGCTAAATGTAAATACAACCTGGTAA
- a CDS encoding DUF4254 domain-containing protein: MDFHEKINSKIVVTIFQNSVADWHKQEKPSTNPYPSGTLENTLYQKNQVDTIQWHIEDEIRRPDIPVDEIVKLKRSIDSLNQDRTDTVERLDDFVGDLFKNVQPKAGARLNSESPAWLMDRMSILELKIYHMLEQTQRQDASPTHIQNCKNKLDILLEQRQDLSVCLDELLTDLATGERRFKVYRQMKMYNDKSLNPSLYKNTTK; encoded by the coding sequence ATGGATTTTCATGAAAAAATCAATTCGAAAATAGTCGTAACCATTTTTCAAAACTCTGTTGCAGATTGGCATAAGCAAGAAAAGCCATCCACCAATCCTTACCCATCAGGAACCTTAGAGAATACATTATATCAGAAGAACCAAGTCGATACCATTCAATGGCATATCGAAGACGAAATCCGAAGACCCGATATCCCAGTAGACGAAATCGTAAAACTCAAGCGAAGTATCGATAGCCTCAATCAAGACAGAACAGATACCGTAGAAAGACTTGATGATTTTGTTGGGGATCTCTTCAAGAATGTTCAACCAAAGGCAGGAGCTAGGCTGAACTCAGAGTCACCAGCTTGGCTTATGGACAGAATGAGTATTCTCGAATTGAAAATCTATCATATGTTAGAGCAAACGCAAAGACAAGATGCAAGCCCGACACATATTCAAAATTGTAAAAATAAATTGGATATTCTTCTAGAACAAAGGCAAGATTTGTCTGTTTGTTTAGATGAGTTACTAACCGATCTAGCAACGGGCGAGAGGCGATTCAAAGTTTATAGACAGATGAAAATGTATAACGATAAGTCTCTCAATCCTTCGTTATATAAAAATACAACTAAATGA